In bacterium (Candidatus Blackallbacteria) CG13_big_fil_rev_8_21_14_2_50_49_14, the genomic stretch CACAAACTTCACTACTTCAAACAGTTGCTGCCAGGCAGGCAGCTCAACCCTTTTCTGCCTTATTTCAAGCCCTTGTCAATATCCATAGCAAGGAAAGAAGATTCTAAAAAGATGTCTATCTTATTTGTATCCAATCTCCCCCCTGAAACAACCCCTGCAGAACTTGAGCGGATTTTTTCCCGCCATGGCCATGTGCTCAACGCGCAAATGGCCGTTCATCAAAAGACAGGTCAATTGCAAAATTTCGGACTCGTTGAGATGTCAGAGAAAGATGCCCGCTGGGCCCAGGAAACCTTGAACCGTTCCTGGTATAAATTCAGCCGGATAGAGGTTCAGTTTACCCAAGCGCCCGTGCGCAATCAGAACCGCAATTCACGCCAAGGTTCTTACCATGGCTATTTCCCTTTTAAAGATCGCGAGATTCACCTGGTTTCAGGTTTCTAAGCTGCGATTGAAAAACAAAGAGCGCCTGGTTTTCAGGCGCTCTTTGTTTTTTGTGTATTTAGTGCTTAAAGGCAGGCATCAGCGCCAGGATAATTTCAATCCCGATCATCAGAATGATGATGATTTCCATGATTGTTGAGCGCCGGTTCTGAACCTCGTCATTGAGGGTTTCATAAATCTGGCGTGCGCTTTCAAGTTTGCCATCGACACGGGCCTGCCAATCGCGCAATTGCAGCAAAGTAGAGATCATGCGGTAGATACGGGCACAATAGAGATCCCCGATAATCTTCAGGGTGTTTTCAATCCGATCCGTCAGCTCAGTGACGTCCAAAAGCAAGGTCATCAGTTTTTGGATGGTGTGGTGATAGGGGTTTTTAAACAGCCCCCCCCGAGACATGGGCTGGTTTTCAAGCTCATCGTAAATGCCTTCAAGCTGTTGGTCGAGCAGTTTATCGTAAGAACGCAGTTCCAAAAGCTCAACATTGGCAAACTCAAGAATATCCACGTGTTCGGAACTGCCCTCGGGGTCAAAAATAAAGGAGCTGTTCCAGGCCACCACGACCAAATCGTCTTCAAAATAGGTGATTTTTTGACTGAGAATGGTCTGGCGTTCTGAATCTGCCAATTTCTTGGATTCGCCACGGACCATGCCTGCAATATCAGAACCCAACTGTTTGAGGATGGCCTCAGAGCTGCTCAATTCAGGGTTTTCAAAGCCGTAGACATAAAAAATGGTATAGTCTTCATGCATTTGCTGGGGATAGGGTTTGATCAAGGCGGGTGCGAGGGCAGGCATTAAGTCTGCCAATAATTTTTCGGATTGATCGGCAATCCAGTGGCTGTCGATATAGAGATTGGCTTCCTGTACTGCGGTTTGCCAAGTATCAGGAAAGGGCAATTCCCAGGCAATCGAGACAACTCCAAATTCAAACACTTTGGCACGGACTTCAACATCCAGCCAGCGATCCTGGCTCAATTGCAGTTTTTGTGCGCCCATGGGCAAGAGCAGCGGCTCGGTTTTAAACTGTAAATAAGAGGGAGAGGAACGCCGGGATACCAATTTGATGCTGCTTGAGCGGCCTACCCATTTGTGTCTTAGCGTTTCTAAATCGACTGAATCTGCCAAATCAAACTGATAATAAACCAGTATTTTGCCTTGGGTAATGCCCAATGGTGCGTTCATAATCTCTCCTTATTTCATCAGCCTGGCTTATTGAACCAGCGCTTCTACCTCTTGAATCATACGCTCAGCGGCATTGACACCCGTCAGTTTTAAGGCTTCTTGCATGCCCGTTGGGCTGGTGACATTGATTTCAATCAGATAATCGCCGATGATATCCAAGCCTACGAAATACAAGCCTGCCTGTTTTAAAAAGGCACCGACCGCTTCACAAATTTCGCGATCCCGCGTTGTCAACTCACAGGCTACGGCTTTGCCTCCGGCGTTCAGATTGGCGCGGTGTTCCCCTTTGGCGGGCACTCTTTGAAAATACCCGCAGACCTCACCGTGGATCATCAAAACCCGCTTATCGCCCTCACGCGCTTCTGGGATATAGGCTTGAACCACAATTTTCCGTTTTCCGTCGCGGGTCATGAGATCGAGCAAGGCATTGAGGTTGGAATCCTCAGCTTTGAGAATAAAGACCCCTTCACCGCCTTTGGCATCGATCGGCTTGAGCACGGCTTTACCTTGGGTTTCTACGAAGCTGCGAATTTCAGCCCGATCAGAGCTGACCAGGGTCAGTGGAATATACTCAGGAAAGTGCAAGGCATAGAGCTTTTCATTGACGCTGCGCAAGCTGCCCGGGTGATTGAGTACCAAGGTATCCCGTGCTGCCAGTTCCAAGAGATAGGTATTAAAAATATAGTCCATGTCAAAAGGGGGGTCTTTGCGCATGAAGACAGCATCCATGTCTTTGAGCGGAAGCATTTCTTCTGAGCCCAGCTTGTAAAAATCGGTCTCGCGCTGAACTGTCACGGCCTGCATTCTGCCTCTGACTTCTTGGTCGCGAAAGGTTAAGCCTTCAGCTAAGAGAAAATAGCTTTGATGACCACGGTTCTGTGCTGCTTCGATCAGGGCATAGGTAGAGTCTTTGTGATAATTGATCGTCTGAATAGGATCCATCACAAACGCGAATTTTAAAGGGGACATGGTTATTTCTCCAAAATTTTAACGCAAAGGGTTCAGGCCACAGAGCGCTTCAGGTTTTCAGTCAGACTTTTCAGCAGTTTTTGCAGGGTCTTGGCTTCTGACTCACTCAAGCCTTTGTTTTGACTTAAAACATGTAAAAGTTCGAGTTGTTTGAGTTTTCGCCATTCTTCAGCAGAACCATAGCCAGAGAGCATACTTTCGCGCAAAAGACGGAGCCAGGCTCTTTCGCTGAAGCAGGTTGTTTGAGCTATCTTTTGCGCACAGATCATGAGTAGATCTGGGTGAACGCCCAATTGTTGGGCCAGACGGTGCAAGGGCAAATTTAAATCCTGCCTTGTCGAAATCATTTGTTCACACTCGTGCATCGCTTCTCTCCCTGTGATCACTTCTCTCTGAATTCACAGCAACGGTTTCATTCTCATCATAAACGCAGAACCCACCACAGCGTTTGATGTAAATCACACTGAAAATGACGCTGTGCTCAGGCGGGTAGTGGCTTATTCTTCTGGCAGGAAACACAGTTCACTGGTATTCTTGGCCAGGAGTGGGGTAAGCTGTAAAGACCCTGAATCACTCGGGTATTTTAACATTAAAATGAAGACTTCGTAATCCCAGGTTAAACATGACAAAAAATTCTCAGGCAGAGATCTGGTGGATGGCAGCGAGACCCCGTACCTTGGGAGCTGCTTTGGCACCTATTTGGATAGGGACAGCTTTGGCTATTTCTTCTGGAAAATGGGACCCCTTGAGTTTTGTAGCTGCCCTGCTGGGGGCTCTCCTGATACAGATTGGAACCAATTTTGCCAATGACTATTTCGATTTTATCAAGGGGGCAGATACCGCTGAGCGCATTGGCCCGACCCGTGCCACACAGGCAGGTTTGATCAAACCTGAGCGTATGCGCCTGGCTTTTTTGCTGACCTTTGCGCTGGTGGGGCTGCCGGGGCTCTATCTTGTCTACCGCGGCGGTTGGCCGATCCTGGTCTTGGGTTTGCTTTCTGTTTTAAGTGGCATTTTCTATACGGGGGGCCCTTTTCCACTGGGTTACCTGGGGCTGGGAGATCTCTTCGTTTTGCTGTTTTTTGGGCTGGTGGCCACAGGGGGAACTTTTTGGGTGCATACCCATGCCATCACATCTGTCGTCCTTCTGGCTGCCCTATCGCCAGGTTTTTTGGCGACTGCGATCTTAGTCGTCAACAATCTGCGGGATCGCAAAACAGATACCCAGGCTGGCAAGAAAACCTTGGCGGTTCGCTGGGGCGCTGGCTTTGCCAGAGCAGAATATCTGTTTTGCATGGGTTTGGGCATTTTGATGCCGCTGGGGCTTTATCTCTGGACGCCTGAAAAACATCCTGCCTCTTTGCTGGCCTGTTTGAGTATTTTGCCGGCAATTCCTGCCATCAAAGCCGTCTTGAGCCTGGATGCAGATCCGCGTTTGAACCCGATTCTGGGCAAAACCAATCAGGTCTTAATTCTGCACAGTCTGCTCTTTAGCTTGGGTTGGATCTTCAGTTAATTACAAACGCCCCTGAAAGACTTGGGGGTGGGCTTGAAAGCGCTTGTTCAGGCTGAGAAATTCTTCAGGCTTTTGTGCCAGAAAGACAAAGAGCCAGGCCCCTTTGGGCATTTGAATTCCCCAGACCCCTGGTTTTTTTTCTTGGGCCGCGCGCAGAATGGCGTCTCGATCGGATTGGGAAATTAAATCAGCCCAGTCGGCCAGGCGGAAAGCCTGATCCGGGCTTAAAAACAGGGCTCCACTCAGAGCGGGAAAATGACGGAAGGTTTGTGGCCCCTGAATCAGATTCTGACTGCCCCAAGCCACTCCAATCCGGTTTGCCTGTTGGAAATTTTGAGCAGCGGCCTGCATGGCCTGACCTTCGGCGACGATACCCGCTGTGCGTAGAAAAAGTTCGGGTGCCAGGGCTTTTTCACCCAGGGCTTGTTTAAAGATACTCAGATAGCTCTTTAAAAATTCTGGCTGGTAGAGGTTTTCCTGATTCTTGAGCGCAGCTTCGAGCCTGGGCAACAGGGCTTTTGCCACGGGGTCGATATAGGCATCATTGTAAAAACTGCCCTTTGTTTTGAAATAGCGTTGAAACTGTTCTGCAGGAAACAAGCGGCGGGCAGCCTGACCATTGGCCAGGGTCGTGGCCATGACTTCGTTGAGTAGGTTATAGGCTGGAATTGCCCAGGCTTCCTTTTGTGTACAGAACCAATCCACCAATTGAAACTGAAGCTCACGCGGGGCTTGGGCATAGAGAAAATGACTGAGTTCGTGCAGGGTCACAGGGGTCTGGTTCAAGAGCGATTTTGAAGGTAAAACTTCAATCAAACTGTGGTTCTCAAGTTGTTCACCATGTTGATTTCCGCCAATGCCTGGCCTGAGAAAAAAATCAAGTTGATAGGTTAAATGCTCAGATTCCTGGCTGCGGTAAAAATTCCGGGCTTGTTTGAGCCAGTCTTCAAGCGCATATTTTTGGGCAATTTCTACAAACTCACGGGCGGCACGTTCAGTTTCAGCCTGGGCTCCGGCCTGCCACCATTGAGAAATACGGGGATAAAAATGACTGAGGATGCGCAAGGCCTGATCGGCATCCTGGGGGCGCATCAGTAAATTTGCACGGCTTGCGTATTCTGAAAAATTACGGGCATCCAAAGGCGCAATCCGCAGTTTTCGTGATAAATCCAGACCTTCAAAGCGCAGTGGAAAGACAGTGGGGGGAAGTGGGGCTGGGTTCAGCATGATTTGATGCTGGTAGAGCTGACGCAGTTTCTGCCATGCTTTGAGCATTTCACTGTCTTCAGGGTTCCAGCCCAAATCCTCATGCCAGAGCTTTTCAAAAGCTTCGCGGGAACAATGGCCCTGACCACTCATACAATCCAGTTGGTAGGCCAGGTTGGCAATTGGCAGGGCGTTGAGTTGCCAACGGGGCAGGGTTTCTGCTTGAGCCGTAAGTTGCAGAAAGACCAGGCAAAAACCAGTTGAAAACAGGGTCTTGAGTGTTTTTGCGATCTGCATCAGGGTTTGAGGGGTTGGCTCAGGGGGTTATCGTCAAATCCCTGCCGGACATGGGTTTTACCAGAACGGGCCTGCTCAGGGTTGCTGGCCTGTAAGCGATTGTTTAAGGCGTTGGCATCTTCAAGCGCCAGCACCCCATCGAGAAAACTGATCAGACTGGGTTCTGTATTCTCCCACCACAGGGTCTGGTTGGTTAAAACGAGGTCCAGATTGGCTTCATTCAAGGCTTTGTTGTCTTTGCCCATTTGGCGGATCGGGGCTTGGTAATCGTGGGTTCGGCAGCCATTAAAGAGCCAGAGACGGTAATTTTCAGTTTGAATTTCTTCGCTCAGACTTTGACTGGGAGTATCTGCCAGGGCTTCCTGCATTAAAAATGAACCCATTTCATAGGGATGTTTGTCTTTCACGCCAATGCGGATATTGCCCTGGTTCTGACCGGTAACGGTGAGCTTGCCCTGGGCTTTAAGCGCTTTGAGCTGCGCAATGGCTTCACTGTCATCTTCGCGCGCAGAGAGCACTTTTTTCAGAATTTCTTCATCCTCGTAAGTGACCTTCCCAACCCCTTTGGCATTGGCAACCCCCTCCCAGTCAATCGTCACGCTCAGGTTGCGGTCAAAATCAGGTCCGGTTCCATAGCGGGCATGGCCCCCGTACATAAAGACATCACTTTGCTTCATGCCTTCCAGGGCGGCTTTGCGCATTTCGGCCCCTTTGCTGCCATCGCCAGGTTTGAGTACACGAATGATACTGTGAACGGGCTTGCCATTGGCTGTTGAAATATTTTCTTTGACATAAAAGGCAGAATAGTCGGCATTGACTTCTCTGCCTGCTTGTTTCAAGAGTTCAAGCGCACGGGCCGTGTCCTGTTTAAAGCCCCGACTTTCAATGTCTTGGCTTAAACGCCGCTCTGCATCCAGGTTGGCTGAAGCATAGCCGGGTGCCCCTTCGTCGTAGCCGATGGCCATGGTGATATCCAGCAGTTGATCTTCAAGCATGCGGTCGTAGCGGGGGTAGGGGCCGGCATTGGGGTTTGAAGGAGAAGCAGGGGGCTTGGTTGGGGCCTCTGTGGGGTGGGCGGCAGGGGGGTCCTGCGGGGCGTTTGAGACTTGCTTGGGCCCCTGGGTCAGCAATTCACGCAAGGCCAGATAGGTACGCTTCCCGTATTGACCATCAAGGCCTGTGGCATGACCGGGATAGCGCAGCTGGGCACCCTGTTTAACCAAGTAGGTTTGAATGGCGATCAGGTCTGATTTGTTTAGCGGGCGATCTGAGCCCTTGGCGAGGGTTTCTAAAAAGGCAGATCCTTCGGGCGTTGCCCCGATTTGGGCGCGCAAGCTATCTGGCAATTGCCTGCTGAGCCGTGCCAGGCTCTTGAGCGATTGCTGGGTACTGGGCAGAAGGGCTTTTATCTGTTCGGACGACAAGGCCGGTTTGGGGGCCTGTGCCTGATTGGGCAGAGAAAGTGCTGCCAATTCCTGACGCAGGGTGCGTGCCAGGGCTGCATGGGTACGTGAACCGTATTTGCCATCTATCCCAGTCGCTGAACCAGGGTAGCTGATCTTTGCACCGGCTGTTTCGATCAGGATTTTTTGCAAAGCTGTAATGGCTTCTTTGCTGGGTTTGCTTTGGTTTGAAGCTTCTATCAAACTTACCAGGGTTTCGCCTTGGGGGCGTTTCAAGA encodes the following:
- a CDS encoding glutathione synthase; its protein translation is MSPLKFAFVMDPIQTINYHKDSTYALIEAAQNRGHQSYFLLAEGLTFRDQEVRGRMQAVTVQRETDFYKLGSEEMLPLKDMDAVFMRKDPPFDMDYIFNTYLLELAARDTLVLNHPGSLRSVNEKLYALHFPEYIPLTLVSSDRAEIRSFVETQGKAVLKPIDAKGGEGVFILKAEDSNLNALLDLMTRDGKRKIVVQAYIPEAREGDKRVLMIHGEVCGYFQRVPAKGEHRANLNAGGKAVACELTTRDREICEAVGAFLKQAGLYFVGLDIIGDYLIEINVTSPTGMQEALKLTGVNAAERMIQEVEALVQ
- a CDS encoding 1,4-dihydroxy-2-naphthoate polyprenyltransferase encodes the protein MTKNSQAEIWWMAARPRTLGAALAPIWIGTALAISSGKWDPLSFVAALLGALLIQIGTNFANDYFDFIKGADTAERIGPTRATQAGLIKPERMRLAFLLTFALVGLPGLYLVYRGGWPILVLGLLSVLSGIFYTGGPFPLGYLGLGDLFVLLFFGLVATGGTFWVHTHAITSVVLLAALSPGFLATAILVVNNLRDRKTDTQAGKKTLAVRWGAGFARAEYLFCMGLGILMPLGLYLWTPEKHPASLLACLSILPAIPAIKAVLSLDADPRLNPILGKTNQVLILHSLLFSLGWIFS